Genomic window (bacterium BMS3Abin08):
TCCTCCTTCAGGACGGCACCATGGGGTGAAACGATTTCAAGCATAAGTTTTTCAGCCATCTATAACTCCAGCTTTGAATTTTGAATCTTAAGCGTTCGAACAAACTCAAGCATCAAGCAATCAACCTTAATACTATTCCCTGCTCCAGCCAAGCTTCTTGGCCTTCTCCTCAACCTCCTCAATGGTGCCTACCATGTAGAAAGCCTGCTCGGGCACATCATCGTACCGGCCGTCAATGATTGACTGAAAACCCTTAATAGTGTCCTCAAGCTTTACGTACTTGCCGGGGGTTCCGGTAAATGCCTCAGCAACGTGGAAGGGCTGGCTCAGAAACCTCTGGATCTTTCTGGCCCTTGAAACCACGAGTTTGTCATCCTCGGAGAGTTCCTCCATACCCAGGATTGCAATTATGTCCTGGAGTCCCTTGTATCTCTGGAGTACCTTCTGAACACCCCTCGCAACACGGTAATGGTCTTCCCCAAGGGTCCTCGGATCGAGTGCCCTTGAAGTGGAATCAAGGGGATCAACTGCAGGGTAGATACCAAGCTCGGCGATCTGCCTCGACAGGACGACCGTTCCATCGAGGTGGGTAAATGCAGTAGCAACAGCAGGGTCGGTAAGATCGTCGGCAGGAACGTAAATCGCCTGCATTGACGTGATCGAGCCCTTATTCGTGGTTGCAATCCTCTCCTGCAGCATACCCATATCGGTCCCGAGGTTCGGCTGATAACCGACGGCTGAGGGCATCCTGCCCAGGAGCGCCGACACCTCGGACCCTGCAAGGGTGTATCTGAATATATTGTCGATAAATATGAGAACGTCCTGTCCCTGATCCCTGAAGTACTCTGCAACGGTAAGGGCGGAGAGGGAAACCCTGAGTCTCGCACCCGGGGGCTCATTCATCTGTCCATAGATAAGGGCTGCCTTCTCAAGAACACCCGACTCCTTCATTTCGAGATAGAGGTCATTGCCTTCCCTCGTCCTCTCGCCGACCCCGGCAAAAACAGAGACACCGCCGTGAACCAGGGCAATGTTATGAATCATCTCCATAATAATAACCGTCTTTCCAACACCTGCACCACCGAACATCCCCATTTTGCCGCCCCTGACGAAGGGGACAAGGAGATCAAAAACCTTAACCCCTGTCTCAAAGACCTGTTCAGTGGGCTCCTGCTCGACAAACTCGGGCGCCAGTCTGTGGATCGGCCACTTCTCCTTTGCATCTATAGGGCCTGCCTGGTCATAGGGATCGCCTGTTACGTTCATGATCCTTCCGAGGGTGACATCGCCAACGGGAACCGCAATAGGCTGACCCGTATCAACAACCTTCATACCACGGACCAAGCCGTCGGTTGGACCCATCGAAATAGTCCTCACCCTGTTTTCTCCAATGTGAGAAGCAACCTCCAGAACTATGTTTACCTCGGGTAGCCCCTTCTCCGTGTCCTCAGCCTGTTCTATCTTCAAGGCATTGAGTATTTGAGGCAGCTCATCTTCAAACTCAACATCTACGACTGCACCAATAATCTGTGCGACCCTGCCTTTATTCATTTTTTATACCTCCATATTAATTTTTAGGTTAAAATAACGGTTGAAGTTAAGAAAAACCCCTGATGTTCCCCGGCCTTAACCTCAACCCTGGTCTTAACCACGTTTATTTTCCCTTCAGCGCCTCGGCGCCACCGACGATGTCCATCAATTCCATGGTAATGGAGGCCTGACGTGCCTTATTGTATTCAAGGGTCAACCTGTCTATCATGTCCTCTGCATTTCTTGTTGCGTTCTCCAT
Coding sequences:
- the atpD gene encoding ATP synthase subunit beta translates to MNKGRVAQIIGAVVDVEFEDELPQILNALKIEQAEDTEKGLPEVNIVLEVASHIGENRVRTISMGPTDGLVRGMKVVDTGQPIAVPVGDVTLGRIMNVTGDPYDQAGPIDAKEKWPIHRLAPEFVEQEPTEQVFETGVKVFDLLVPFVRGGKMGMFGGAGVGKTVIIMEMIHNIALVHGGVSVFAGVGERTREGNDLYLEMKESGVLEKAALIYGQMNEPPGARLRVSLSALTVAEYFRDQGQDVLIFIDNIFRYTLAGSEVSALLGRMPSAVGYQPNLGTDMGMLQERIATTNKGSITSMQAIYVPADDLTDPAVATAFTHLDGTVVLSRQIAELGIYPAVDPLDSTSRALDPRTLGEDHYRVARGVQKVLQRYKGLQDIIAILGMEELSEDDKLVVSRARKIQRFLSQPFHVAEAFTGTPGKYVKLEDTIKGFQSIIDGRYDDVPEQAFYMVGTIEEVEEKAKKLGWSRE